GCTGGAGGGTGGTTGTCCGACTTTGTTGCCCTCAATTTCTGGTTGCAACTGCGCAGCCATCGCAAGCACCTGATCGCGCAGGGACCGGGCATCACGCTCAAGCTTCTTGCCGGTACGAAAGGCGCTGAAGGTCTCAACGGCGATCCGCAGCAGCTCGCCGATATCGACCAGCGTCTGGTGCTCGGCCGGGCCGAAGAGTGGATCTGCTTCAAATCGTTTGCAGGTGTGTGTCAGGCGCTTGTGATCGGCCCGGATGAACTGCAGGGAGGCCTGGAGCTCGCGGATGGTTTTGGCGCTTGCGGCGCGCTGGATGTCTTCACCCTCGCGCAGGCCTGTCTCCAGGCCATCGCTGCGGCCCATGATGTAACCGCCCCAGAGCAGAAGGGTGGCCAGAACTATCAGGGTGACGAGTGCACCGATTTGTATTGGGGTCATCATGTGGTGTGCTCCTGGGATTGTCGTTGGCCGGTGGTGACGGCCGTCAGTGGTGTGGGGGCAACAGGGCGTTGGCCGTCCTGCTGTCGCTGCATGTCTTCATCCGCTTTGTAGGCGCGGATGTCGATCAGCGAGGCGACGTGGCGGATGTGCGCGTACTTCAGCGCCTTGCGGCTGGTGTCCAGCGTGGTGATCGGAAGCTGGATCCGGCCGCTGTTGATCTCCGTCACGAACGACTGCTCGTTGAGGTTGCGAAAGTACTGCTCGCGGACTTTTTCCAGCGGGATCAGGACGTCACCGAAGATTCGATAGAGCAGTTCGACGGTGGCCGATTCGGGCGCCGGATGCAGGCGAAGCGGATTCTGTGCAGCGTTACTCATGGCCTTGTCGAGCCTCCTTGCGTTGTTGTCGTGCCGGGTGGTTCCAGGCGTTCAGGCAGTGACGTCTGGTCAGCTCGCGCAGATGCTCGGGCACTTCGAGGAGCGCGGCGTTGCGCTCCTCGCGTGTGCGCATGGCAATGATCTGGCGGGCGTACTCCCTAGGCCACGTCACGGCGAACTGCCGGGATGGCAGGAAGATTGATGTCCAACTGCTCGGCCAGCCAACGGATACCGGCCTGCTTCACCCGAGTCGACTGGCTGTACTGCATTCCGTGTTTCTCGTCATACCAAGGACTGTCCTTGACCCGCAGGTACGCTTTGTCTCGCTTCGGGTTCGCCGGCAGGTTTCCCTTGAGCAAACCTTTTTCCCGCATGAGAGCGATCAGTTTGGGGCGAGTGAGGCCGAGTTGAGCGGCCGCTTGGGCGAGGGTGCGTTCCATAAACGGTTCCTCAAGCAGCATGCGCAGCAGGAGTGGCCGCTGCAGCAAGGTGGTTGATGGACTCAATGAGCTTTGCGTAGATCTCGGCATCGGGGTCGTACAGGGTGAAGCAGCGCGTATGCGGGCTCTTGTTGCCGATGCTCAAGATGGCGGTGACGCCCCGGCGTGAATGGGTGCGATGCAGCGCCACATGCAGGGGAAGCTCGAAACCCATGTCGAGACTCAGCACACCGCCGGTGTGCACCAGTTCGAATACGCGCTGCTTGTCCAAGACTTCAAAGCGGCCGTATTGACGATCGGCATGCGGGCGATGCACGAGGTCACTGGAGTTGCTCGCGTCGAACGGACCGTTGGCAATCTCTTCGATGAAGTCGGCGAGTTTGAGGTGCATCTTCTTGTCGTTTTGCAGGGTCAGCGTGTGGCGTTCGCTGCCCAGCTCCACGACAAAAGTGCTTTCCACTGTGCCGCGCTCAGCCTTGAGGCGAAACGCCAAGCAATCACGCTTCGGTGCTGTGCGCAGGATGTGGTTGAAGGTCTCGGTCAGGTTGACCTGGGCGTTGAGCAACTGCAGGGTGCGGTTGTCGATCTTGTACTTGATCATGCCGCGTGCCCTCCACCGTTCGGATCGATAGGAGGGGGCTGGCAGGACTTGGCAACAAGCTTGGGTTTGCTGTTATGAATGACGACCAGACAGCCCGTGGCGAGCTGCAGCTGTTCGATCAGGTTGCGATTGCTTACGCATGTCGGATGAACATGCAAGGTGGCGGTGGTGCGCATAGGTATTGCCTCGCTCTGTGGTAAAGAGTGAGGCGAGTAAACAATATGTTTGCTTCTTGGTCAACACGGTTTGTTTGGTTTCTTGAGGTTAGGCTGAACCTAAAGGTCTGCTTACTGACCACCAAAACACGCGTCCGAGGATGACAATCCGTTGTTCGAGAACCTGATCCATTGAGTATTCTTTGTCGGGATACTCTTCACGATTGAAGCATTTTTGCCTGATTGCTCCGCTGGATAACCGCTGTAAGAACCTCACCCTCAAGGAGCCGTTGTGCGTTAGTGCATACAATTCACTATCGACAATTCGTGTAAAAGCTTTGTCAATGCCGAGCACTGCGCCATGAGGAAGAAGGGGTTGATTACTATTCCCAACGTTCAGCATGAACACAGCATTATTCGCGTTGACTCCGCATTCTTTAAGAGTTGCTACGTCAAGCGTGACATGACGTTTGTGAGCGCTATGTATGTCAACCTGGCTCGATTCTATGGGCGCTCCGCTCTGGTCTGTGAGGAAGAACACCAGATCATCTTTTTCAATTGAGTGATCAGAGTTCCATGGAACAATGGAGGTCATTTCATAGGGCTCTCCATCATCCGTGACCCCGTAAACGATCTCGGCATCATCCGTAAACATCGGCAGATCACCGTATTCGAGCCACTCTCTCCTCAGCCCGAGCGCAAGTGCTACTGCGCTTATTTTATTGGCCGGTACCCCTCGTTTTTTCCAGTTCGTAATATTTTGGTCGTTCTCTAACCCGAGTACGCGAGCCAGCTCTGTACCACCTGTGTTGGTCAGCTCCAGCGCTTTCACAAAGCGCTCAGCGTTGTTGGATATCAGCCGTGTTTTCATAAACAGTATGTTACCCCGCTTGCAGTATTCCGATAACAAACGTATTGTTTGTTTCGTGTTTGGTGTGTCGAGGTAAATCTATGAGCTCGTTCAATTCACCCCAAGTGGGGCCTGTACCCGTTTCCGCTCTTGAGAAAGCGATAGGTTGCACTGCTGGCTCTCCTACGGCTTTCGCTCGAATTATCGGAGTTAGTCCTCAGCGACTGTTCAACTGGATGCGCCGAGGTGTCCCCGTTAAGCAAGTGCCGTTGATTGTAAAAGCTTGTCGAGGAGCGTTATCCGCACATGAGCTAAGGCCGGATCTACCAGAAGTCTTTCCCGCTCCGATCAACTCCATCAACAGCCAAAAAAACTAGAAAAAAGGCGACCCAAAGGTCGCCTGTTTTCTCCCGACAGCATCACCACAATGCTATCGGGTCGCGATGTCAGAAGGCGAGCACACCACATGCCGCCGACCTTCATCGCGCTCCCAAGGCTCGGAAGCCTTGGTGTTGCTGCCGTTCTTACCACAGAGCTGGCAGCTGTTGCGCCAGGGGTGAACAACGGATTGTTCGCCCCGGCACGGTGCCGGTCATCCCCTGCAAGGGTTCCCGGCGTTTGGGCCATACCAAGCCACGCGACAAATGTATCACCACTCCCTGTCGCGCGGCACTGGCAACTTTTAGGATTAATGCCATGAGCCGAATCGCTCTCAGTTCTCTGGAACGGGCGCAGCGGGAAATCCTGCCGCTCGATTTAGCGCTGTACCACGCCGCTCGCGATTACCCGGGCGGTGCTGCTGCCATCGCTGCCACGACCGGTCGTAACCCGACCACGCTGCAGCACAAGTTGTCGCCAACCCATCCGAGCCACTCCATCAACATTCAGGAATTCGGCGAGATCCTCGAGCTGACCAAGGATCGCCGCATTCTCGATGCGGTGCATGCGCTGGTCGGTGACACGGTCTGGCAGGAGCTGGCCGACACCTACACCAACGACATGCCCGAGACCCTCACCACCGGCATCGCCGAATACTTTCGCCAGGTCGCCGATCTGGCTGAGACCTGGGCCAAGAGCATCGGTGACGGTGTGGTGACTGATCAGGAACTGGCCGCGATTCGTCTGCAGGTGTTCCGGGGCATTCAAGGGCTGCTCGGGTTGTTCAACCGCGCCACCTATGTCAACCAGACGACGCGAGGTGCTGAGCGTGGCTGACATCGCCGATTTCGCCAATGATCTGGTGCAGGAACGCATCGATCAGGCCATGGCCGCGCGCAGCGCTGCCAAGGCCGAAAGCACTGCTCATTCCTTGCTGTTCTGCGAAGCCTGTGACGATCCGATCCCGGAAGCACGCCGCTTGGCCCAGCCGGGTTGCTCGCAGTGCATCAGCTGCCAATCCCTCTCTGAGCGGGGGATTCAGCATGCTCGATGAGGTACTGGGGCAATTCGCCGATTACGGTCTGGAGCCGGCGCAACCGCTGGTGTTCAGCAAGTTGACCCGCTGCAAGACATCGCAGGACAAGGGCAAGGAAAAGAACGGCTGGTACGTGGTCCACGAGCAGCGCACGGAGAAGGGTGACACGCTGATCTTCGGCGCTTTCGGTGACTGGCGTTCGGGCGAGACGCAGAAGATCAAGGTTAAGGCCGGCCGCATGTCGCCGGAAGAACGCGAAGTGATGCGCGCCCGTCAGGAAGAAGCCAAGCGCCGCGCCGCCGAAATCGCGAATAACGCTGCGCGGCGGGCCGCGAAAAGAGCGCAAGGATTGTTCGAGCGCATGCCGACCACTGGACGTTGCGATTACCTGGACCGCAAACAGATCGTCGGCATCAACGTGCGATACGCGCCACGCACCGGCGCCGTGTTGGTCCCAATGAAGAACGCCCGTGATCAGATCATGGGCCTGCAGGTGATCTTCCCGAACAAACAGGAAGACACCGGCCGCGACAAATCCTACTGGCCTTACGGCATGGCGAAGGAGGGCACCTTTCACCTGCTCGGTCCGCATCCGGTACCGGGCGAACCGGTGCTGGTTTGTGAGGGTTACGCCACCGGCGCGAGCCTGCACATGGCGACGTCGCTCGCGGTGGCCGTTGCCTTCGATGCGGGCAACCTGTTGGCCGTGTGCAAGGTCATGCGCGAGCGCTTTGCCGGCTGCCCGCTGATCATCTGCCGCGATGACGACTGGAAAACCACCAAGCCCAACGGTGATGCGTGGAACCCGGGTGAGGAGAAGGCCAGCAACGCTGCTTTGATCGTCGGTGCCCAGGTCGTTGCGCCGATCTTCTCGGTTGAGCGCCACGACAAGTGGACCGACTTCAACGACCTGCACGTCGCCGAAGGTCTCGATGCGGTTCGCCGACAAGTGCTGGCCGTGGTGCGTCCGCCGGCGGCCGGTGGCTGGAAAGATCAACTGGCCCGCAGCGAGAGCGGGGCCCTGATCGCGCACATGCAGAATGTCGAACTGATCCTCGCTCACGACGAACGCTGGGCCGGGGTGATCAGCTACTGCGCCTTCAGCTCGAAGATCGTCAAGCTGCGTGCAGCGCCCTATGGCGGTGGCACGGGTGAGTGGGCCGACATCGATGACGTGCGCGTGATGAAGTGGCTCGCGCAGCAGTACAACCTGCGCGTGAAGTCTTCGCACGTGATCGAGGCCGTCAGCGTCGTCGCTCATGACCACGCGTTTCACCCGGTGCGCGAGTACCTGAAAAAACTCGAGTGGGATCGCGTGCCGCGCCTGGAGCGTTGGCTGACTGATGTGATGGGGGTGAAGGAAACCGACTACACCTCCAAGGTCGGCAAGCGCTGGCTGATCTCGGCCGTGGCGCGGGTGATGAAGCCCGGTTGCAAGGCTGACTCGGTGATGATCCTCGAAGGTGTACAAGGCGCCGGTAAGTCGACCGCCATGAGCGTGCTTGGCGGTGAGTGGTTCATGGACACGCCGTTTGCCCTCGGCGACAAGGACGGCTTCCAGGCGATTCGCGGCAAGTGGATTGTCGAGCTTGGCGAACTGGACAGCTTCAATAAGGCCGAGAGCACCAAAGCCAAACAGTTCTTCTCCGCGTCCACCGACACCTACCGCGAAAGCTATGGCCGTAGAACACTGGACGTGCCACGCCAGTGTGTCTTCGTCGGCACCACCAACCAGGACGAATACCTCAAGGACGCCACCGGCAACCGCCGTTATTGGCCGGTGGCCTGTACCAAGGTCGACGTCCCGTTGCTGCGTGAGATCCGCGACCAGCTGTGGGCCGAAGCGGTGTTCTGCTTCGAGGCCGGCGACCTCTGGTGGGTAACGCGAGAGGAAGCGCCGATGTTCAGCGAAGAGCAGGACGAACGCTTTGTGGTGGATGAATGGGAAACACCGATCCTGACCTGGCTCGAAGAGTCGCAAATCGGTGAGACCACCACCGGCAGTGAAGTGATGAGTCAAGCACTCAAGCTCGACCCAGGGCATTGGGGCAAGCCCGAGCAAATGCGCGTCGGCGCAATCCTGCACCGGCTCGGCTGGCGACGCTTCCGTCTGGGGGCGTTGAACAAGAGCGGTCAGCGGCCATGGGCGTACAAGAAACCCGAGCACTGGGGCAGGGCATCTGCGCTGCAACGGGACGAGTTCGAGGAGCCATGCTTCGATGATTAAGGCAATCGATATGGCCCTCAAACAATGGGCGCAGGAGCTGCACAGCGAAGAGGTGGCCGCCGGTTACTCGGGCGGCAACATGGTCGCGATGATGATGGAGAGCGGTGGCCAGCTCGTGCGCGGCAGGCGCGGGAGCAGGGTGCCACTGGAAGCCTCCCTGGACATCGAGCGCATCGTCAAAAAGCGCCTCGATCCTGAGCTGATGACGGTGGTGCAGGTACATTACTTCCAGCCTGACGCGCCCTTGGCGGCACGTCTGACGCGCAGTGGTTACACACGCAACGTCTACTACCAACGCTTGCATGACGCCCACATCGTGGTCGAGCACTTCCTCCTGGGGGAAGCGGCTTGATCTTGGGCATCCCTCTGGCTTACGCCGTCCCACCGGCCTGCGTCCGTCCTACTGCTTTTGCAGCAATGGGACGGGCGCAGGCCCCGTCGTTGTTGGGCTGT
The sequence above is a segment of the Pseudomonas sp. HS6 genome. Coding sequences within it:
- a CDS encoding pyocin activator PrtN family protein; the encoded protein is MSNAAQNPLRLHPAPESATVELLYRIFGDVLIPLEKVREQYFRNLNEQSFVTEINSGRIQLPITTLDTSRKALKYAHIRHVASLIDIRAYKADEDMQRQQDGQRPVAPTPLTAVTTGQRQSQEHTT
- a CDS encoding phage antirepressor KilAC domain-containing protein — protein: MERTLAQAAAQLGLTRPKLIALMREKGLLKGNLPANPKRDKAYLRVKDSPWYDEKHGMQYSQSTRVKQAGIRWLAEQLDINLPAIPAVRRDVA
- a CDS encoding S24 family peptidase encodes the protein MKTRLISNNAERFVKALELTNTGGTELARVLGLENDQNITNWKKRGVPANKISAVALALGLRREWLEYGDLPMFTDDAEIVYGVTDDGEPYEMTSIVPWNSDHSIEKDDLVFFLTDQSGAPIESSQVDIHSAHKRHVTLDVATLKECGVNANNAVFMLNVGNSNQPLLPHGAVLGIDKAFTRIVDSELYALTHNGSLRVRFLQRLSSGAIRQKCFNREEYPDKEYSMDQVLEQRIVILGRVFWWSVSRPLGSA
- a CDS encoding YdaS family helix-turn-helix protein, with amino-acid sequence MSSFNSPQVGPVPVSALEKAIGCTAGSPTAFARIIGVSPQRLFNWMRRGVPVKQVPLIVKACRGALSAHELRPDLPEVFPAPINSINSQKN
- a CDS encoding phage regulatory CII family protein, whose translation is MSRIALSSLERAQREILPLDLALYHAARDYPGGAAAIAATTGRNPTTLQHKLSPTHPSHSINIQEFGEILELTKDRRILDAVHALVGDTVWQELADTYTNDMPETLTTGIAEYFRQVADLAETWAKSIGDGVVTDQELAAIRLQVFRGIQGLLGLFNRATYVNQTTRGAERG
- a CDS encoding TraR/DksA family transcriptional regulator translates to MADIADFANDLVQERIDQAMAARSAAKAESTAHSLLFCEACDDPIPEARRLAQPGCSQCISCQSLSERGIQHAR
- a CDS encoding VapE domain-containing protein; translated protein: MLDEVLGQFADYGLEPAQPLVFSKLTRCKTSQDKGKEKNGWYVVHEQRTEKGDTLIFGAFGDWRSGETQKIKVKAGRMSPEEREVMRARQEEAKRRAAEIANNAARRAAKRAQGLFERMPTTGRCDYLDRKQIVGINVRYAPRTGAVLVPMKNARDQIMGLQVIFPNKQEDTGRDKSYWPYGMAKEGTFHLLGPHPVPGEPVLVCEGYATGASLHMATSLAVAVAFDAGNLLAVCKVMRERFAGCPLIICRDDDWKTTKPNGDAWNPGEEKASNAALIVGAQVVAPIFSVERHDKWTDFNDLHVAEGLDAVRRQVLAVVRPPAAGGWKDQLARSESGALIAHMQNVELILAHDERWAGVISYCAFSSKIVKLRAAPYGGGTGEWADIDDVRVMKWLAQQYNLRVKSSHVIEAVSVVAHDHAFHPVREYLKKLEWDRVPRLERWLTDVMGVKETDYTSKVGKRWLISAVARVMKPGCKADSVMILEGVQGAGKSTAMSVLGGEWFMDTPFALGDKDGFQAIRGKWIVELGELDSFNKAESTKAKQFFSASTDTYRESYGRRTLDVPRQCVFVGTTNQDEYLKDATGNRRYWPVACTKVDVPLLREIRDQLWAEAVFCFEAGDLWWVTREEAPMFSEEQDERFVVDEWETPILTWLEESQIGETTTGSEVMSQALKLDPGHWGKPEQMRVGAILHRLGWRRFRLGALNKSGQRPWAYKKPEHWGRASALQRDEFEEPCFDD